A genomic stretch from Mya arenaria isolate MELC-2E11 chromosome 10, ASM2691426v1 includes:
- the LOC128205169 gene encoding dnaJ homolog subfamily C member 27-like — protein MDKKMKRPLRIKIISMGNAEVGKSCIIKRYCEKRFVHKYLATIGIDYGVSKVTIQNRDVKVNIFDMAGHPIFYEVRNEFYKDTQGAILVYDVADRASFESLDHWLLEMQNEIGNQADHDNVVICVCANKTDKKRQVDETEGRLWADSRGFQYFETSALNGDGVNEMFQALFEGVVTAIENGGKRVPIVTQLGYTREQIDAIQRLKNAKSDFDRLGLREGASKDEVNKAYKRLAVLLHPDKNVAPGSEEAFKILLASRTALLKRCS, from the exons atggaCAAAAAGATGAAACGACCGCTACGAATAAAGATTATTAGCATGGGAAATGCTGAagttggaaag AGTTGCATCATCAAAAGGTATTGTGAAAAACGATTTGTCCACAAGTATCTAGCTACAATTGGAATTGACTATGGAGTTTCAAA GGTCACAATACAAAATAGAGATGTGAAAGTGAATATTTTTGACATGGCTGGGCATCCCATATTTTATGAG GTAAGGAACGAGTTCTACAAGGACACACAGGGAGCTATCCTTGTGTACGATGTTGCTGATCGTGCCAGTTTTGAGTCCCTTGACCACTGGCTACTGGAGATGCAGAATGAGATTGGAAACCAGGCTGACCACGACAATGTCGTTATTTGTGTCTGCGCTAACAAG acTGACAAAAAAAGACAAGTAGATGAGACAGAGGGTCGCCTGTGGGCTGACAGTCGAGGGTTCCAGTACTTCGAGACCTCGGCACTCAATGGGGATGGAgttaatgaaatgtttcag GCATTATTCGAGGGTGTAGTGACAGCCATTGAAAACGGAGGGAAGCGAGTGCCGATCGTGACCCAGCTTGGCTACACTCGAGAACAGATAGACGCCATACAGAGGCTCAAGAATGCCAAGAGTGACTTTGACAGACTCGGGCTGAGGGAAGGGGCAAGCAA GGATGAGGTTAACAAAGCTTACAAACGTCTGGCTGTTCTGCTCCACCCGGATAAGAATGTTGCTCCTGGTAGTGAAGAAGCCTTCAAGATTTTGCTTGCCTCTCGTACAGCGCTGCTCAAACGATGCTCCTGA